A single region of the Catharus ustulatus isolate bCatUst1 chromosome 35, bCatUst1.pri.v2, whole genome shotgun sequence genome encodes:
- the LOC117009728 gene encoding myeloid-associated differentiation marker homolog: MPPPCRPPSLLRCIQALSALLALALAAAPGYWHPGEGDGCLSAWALSFVFTLLLLLNDAFRRPPPRRDLPLVLATAAAMACATATVLWPLGHLRGNEGGHGRPRALRAAATAASAIATLAYAAEVTRDRARPGEAAPYLATPSGLLKVVEAFLALLLLGLSAELGAASGPAALRWCLGIFCVSFVLGVLLVGGCLLGWGWCGWMRDPEGLRWGLGVYAGLGVVAYGAATVLWALYSFSDDMGGRSRRPYGCSATCPWDREVLVAVLSGLNLVAFGVDLGQTGRLVLLRA; encoded by the coding sequence ATGCCCCCTCCGTGCCGCCCCCCGTCCCTTCTCCGCTGCATCCAAGCCCTCAgcgccctgctggccctggccctggcagcagctcctggctactGGCACCCCGGCGAGGGCGACGGCTGCTTGTCCGCCTGGGCTTTATCCTTCGTcttcaccctcctcctcctcctcaacGACGCCTtccgccgcccgccgccccgccgcgaCCTCCCGCTGGTCCTGgccaccgccgccgccatggcTTGCGCCACCGCCACCGTCCTGTGGCCACTGGGCCACCTCCGAGGGAACGAGGGTGGCCACGGCCGCCCCCGCGCCCTccgcgccgccgccaccgccgcctcGGCCATCGCCACCTTGGCCTACGCCGCCGAGGTCACCCGCGACCGGGCGCGACCCGGCGAGGCCGCCCCGTACCTGGCCACCCCCTCGGGGCTGCTCAAGGTGGTCGAAGCTTTCCTGGCTCTTCTCCTCCTCGGTTTATCGGCCGAGCTGGGCGCGGCGTCCGGCCCGGCGGCGTTGCGTTGGTGTCTGGGCATTTTCTGCGTGTCCTTcgtgctgggggtgctgctggtcGGGGGTTGcctgctgggatgggggtgGTGCGGGTGGATGCGCGACCCCGAGGGGCTGCGCTGGGGGTTGGGGGTCTATGCGGGGTTAGGGGTGGTGGCCTACGGGGCGGCCACGGTGCTGTGGGCGCTGTACAGCTTCTCGGACGACATGGGGGGCCGCTCGCGGAGACCCTACGGCTGCTCGGCCACgtgtccctgggacagggaggtgctggtggcCGTGCTCAGCGGGCTCAACCTGGTGGCGTTCggggtggatttggggcagACGGGCAGgttggtgctgctcagggcctGA
- the LOC117009746 gene encoding uncharacterized protein LOC117009746, whose translation MGSSMSRTVEIRITNRTQNITLRNPRTYESGFCTRSPQSELRPSSTDTSRFVNSGRFCGIAGILVYEAESFTLAIYFSNPFDYNMYSIELGLELSLSKAHVGSLAEIYARMSKGTYSSSFVDAEFNRVIVEENQGIAWLNKGPIKVMATMSNTRNSTLKVMLEDQGGLNEEANMETHRNAARRSENLQNLLWDLLVSPGTLKTLKHP comes from the exons ATGGGGTCATCAATGAGCCGCACTGTGGAGATCCGGATCACCAACAGGACCCAGAACATCACCTTGAGGaaccccag GACCTATGAATCTGGCTTCTGCACCAGATCTCCCCAGTCAGAGTTGCGTCCCAGTTCCACTGACACCTCCCGCTTTGTGAACTCTGGCCGTTTCTGTGGCATCGCTGGGATCCTGGTCTACGAGGCCGAGTCCTTCACCTTGGCCATCTACTTCTCCAACCCCTTCGACTACAACATGTACTCCATAGAGCTGggcctggagctgtccctgagcaaGGCCCACGTGGGCAGTCTGGCCGAAATCTACGCCCGCATGTCCAAGGGCACCTACTCCAGCTCCTTTGTGGACGCCGAGTTCAACCGTGTCATCGTGGAAGAGAACCAAGGGATTGCCTGGTTGAACAAGGGCCCGATTAAGGTGATGGCCACCATGTCCAACACAAGAAACTCCACCCTCAAAGTGATGCTGGAGGATCAGGGGGGACTTAATGAGGAAGCCAATATGGAGACCCACAGAAACGCTGCCAGGAGAAGTGAGAACCTGCAGAACCTCCTGTGGGACCTCCTGGTCAGCCCTGGAACcctgaaaaccctgaaacaccCCTAG